A window of Acropora muricata isolate sample 2 chromosome 3, ASM3666990v1, whole genome shotgun sequence contains these coding sequences:
- the LOC136912318 gene encoding uncharacterized protein — MESCGSWPVLQRRVAWIVRFCQWIANGRVASSTGPLTLQELSQSTQAIVRIVQDECFPQDVKEVSQNKEVKISSRLGSLRPVFEDGVLRVGGRLQKAVVLSWDEKHPMILPKHHHVRQLIVRHYHEFAAHSGREQTLCELQRMFWIIGGRSLVKKIIRSCI; from the coding sequence ATGGAGAGCTGTGGCTCATGGCCAGTCCTACAACGCCGTGTCGCATGGATAGTACGATTTTGTCAGTGGATCGCAAATGGGAGGGTTGCCAGTTCCACTGGACCATTGACTTTACAAGAACTGAGTCAGTCAACTCAAGCCATTGTTCGCATTGTTCAGGATGAATGCTTTCCTCAAGATGTCAAAGAAGTGAGTCAGAATAAGGAAGTGAAGATTTCTAGCAGGCTAGGAAGCCTAAGACCAGTTTTTGAAGACGGAGTCTTACGGGTAGGAGGACGATTGCAGAAAGCTGTAGTGCTCTCATGGGATGAGAAACACCCTATGATACTACCCAAGCACCATCACGTGAGACAGTTAATCGTTAGGCACTACCATGAGTTTGCTGCCCATAGCGGAAGAGAACAAACATTGTGTGAGCTGCAAAGAATGTTCTGGATCATTGGTGGAAGAAGCTTAGTGAAGAAGATTATTAGGAGCTGCATTTAG
- the LOC136912315 gene encoding uncharacterized protein, translating into MKFDAEDNRWLAEYPWIKDPADHPDNRRVALSMLYSTERRLGKNTQHATVYYNQVRDMVQRGVARKLTKEELINYKGPIHYISHHEVLKPDSKSTPVRIVFNSSANYMGHVLNEYWAKGPDLLNSLLGILVRFRENEVAFIGDIKKMYHTVKTTVLDQHTHRFLWRDMVTDKAPDTYVIQRVSFGDKPSATIATMALRKTAEMGSEQYPAAAKIVKDNTYMDDIIESTTDLPNAQKLMQNIETLIIKGGFKLKEWIYSRTSNGKKSIPNEPNVATEKVLGVNWDPNTDHLCFSAKLNFFSNGKRKVQKDNTNDNSKLTPPLTKRMILSQVNSMYDPLGLAGPFTVRAKILMRHLWAHSEKLDWDDPIPEDNKQQWSAFFHELPEMNQVKFERCLKPSDAICNPVLIIFCDASEDAYGSCAYVRWQRQGGGFACNLIVSKNRLAPIKKCPSTR; encoded by the coding sequence ATGAAGTTTGACGCTGAAGACAACAGATGGCTCGCAGAGTACCCATGGATTAAAGATCCAGCCGATCATCCTGACAATAGACGAGTGGCTCTATCTATGCTGTATTCTACTGAGCGTAGACTAGGAAAGAATACCCAGCATGCAACTGTATACTACAACCAAGTTCGAGATATGGTCCAAAGAGGGGTCGCTCGTAAACTCACCAAAGAGGAACTTATCAATTACAAAGGCCCTATCCATTACATTTCGCACCATGAGGTGCTCAAACCAGACTCTAAATCTACTCCCGTTAGAATCGTGTTTAACAGTAGCGCAAACTACATGGGTCACGTACTTAATGAGTACTGGGCAAAGGGGCCAGACTTGCTCAACAGTCTGCTTGGAATACTTGTACGATTTCGTGAAAATGAAGTAGCTTTCATAGGTGACATCAAGAAGATGTACCATACCGTTAAAACAACAGTACTAGATCAACACACACACCGGTTTTTATGGAGGGACATGGTCACCGACAAAGCACCCGACACCTATGTGATACAAAGAGTTTCATTCGGAGATAAGCCCTCTGCAACCATCGCTACGATGGCCTTGCGCAAGACAGCCGAGATGGGAAGTGAGCAATATCCTGCTGCTGCAAAAATCGTGAAAGACAACACATATATGGATGACATTATAGAAAGTACCACGGACCTTCCCAATGCCCAGAAATTAATGCAGAACATAGAGACCTTAATCATTAAAGGCGGTTTTAAACTGAAAGAATGGATCTATTCTCGTACAAGCAATGGTAAAAAGTCTATACCGAATGAGCCAAACGTAGCGACCGAAAAGGTGCTAGGAGTCAATTGGGACCCGAACACAGACCATTTGTGCTTTTCCGCAAAGCTTAACTTCTTTTCGAATGGGAAACGTAAAGTACAGAAAGACAATACTAATGACAATTCGAAACTCACACCACCACTTACGAAGCGGATGATACTATCACAAGTCAACAGTATGTACGACCCTCTAGGACTGGCAGGACCCTTTACAGTGCGGGCCAAAATCTTGATGCGACATTTATGGGCACATAGCGAAAAGCTCGATTGGGACGATCCGATACCAGAAGATAATAAACAACAATGGTCAGCGTTCTTTCATGAATTACCTGAAatgaatcaagtcaaatttgagAGATGTTTAAAGCCTTCAGACGCAATTTGCAATCCTGTTCTTATTATCTTCTGTGACGCTTCAGAGGACGCTTACGGATCCTGCGCGTATGTACGATGGCAGCGACAGGGCGGAGGGTTTGCGTGCAATTTGATTGTTTCTAAAAATCGTCTTGCACCAATTAAAAAATGTCCATCGACAAGATAG
- the LOC136912314 gene encoding uncharacterized protein translates to MIQKSSYGFNTFVATRIGEIQGGTNIEDWYWCESKFNIADWLTRGKKPSEIGLNSDWQEGPLFLKQPESEWPISRNYSEERIPKTIMKVVNTVNVSVKDDLASRIKIERFSDYNRLLRVTARILKLYHREPKATLKNAVKT, encoded by the coding sequence ATGATACAGAAAAGCTCCTACGGTTTCAACACCTTCGTCGCTACACGAATCGGTGAAATTCAGGGAGGAACCAACATCGAGGATTGGTATTGGTGCGAGAGTAAATTTAACATTGCAGATTGGTTGACTAGAGGAAAGAAGCCAAGTGAAATCGGTCTTAACAGCGATTGGCAAGAAGGACCTCTCTTTCTCAAACAACCTGAGAGCGAGTGGCCTATTTCTCGTAATTATTCTGAAGAAAGAATACCTAAGACAATTATGAAAGTAGTGAACACAGTGAATGTAAGTGTCAAAGACGACTTGGCGTCTAGAATTAAGATCGAACGATTCTCAGATTATAACCGTCTACTGAGAGTGACAGCAAGGATCTTAAAGCTTTATCACAGAGAACCCAAGGCAACCTTAAAGAACGCAGTAAAGACGTAG
- the LOC136912316 gene encoding uncharacterized protein, which produces MAEVRLQAVKRKLQRDETFHRKYREFMEKLIERGYARKLTEEEAARRSRRTWYLPHHGVFHPQKKDKIRVVFDAAAMQDGVSLNNQLHQGPDLTNSLLGVLLQFRQFPIALVADIEGMFNQVKVPPEDSDALRFLWWETNDLESPSEFQMTSHIFGAKDSPSCANFCLKRAAEDSKGGFSDEAVNAVTKDFYVDDFVKSVRSVNEASSLANEVTCLLSEAGFRLMKWMSNSREVLSEIPDRERARLTLDLDLENLPLERTLGVQWDVEKDAFLFKVHVPHQPSKKRGILSAVSSLYDPMGFVCPVI; this is translated from the coding sequence atggcAGAAGTAAGATTGCAGGCCGTAAAGAGAAAGCTACAACGTGACGAGACGTTCCATAGAAAGTACAGGGAGTTTATGGAGAAACTCATTGAAAGAGGCTACGCCAGAAAGTTGACTGAAGAAGAGGCTGCACGACGAAGCAGAAGAACGTGGTATTTACCACACCATGGAGTGTTTCATCCCCAAAAGAAGGACAAAATTCGTGTCGTGTTTGATGCAGCTGCTATGCAGGATGGAGTGTCACTCAACAACCAGTTGCATCAAGGTCCTGACTTAACCAACAGCTTGCTTGGTGTTCTGCTGCAGTTTAGACAATTTCCCATAGCACTTGTAGCTGACATAGAGGGCATGTTTAACCAAGTGAAGGTGCCCCCAGAAGATTCTGATGCATTGAGGTTTCTTTGGTGGGAAACTAATGACCTTGAAAGTCCCTCAGAATTTCAGATGACAAGTCACATCTTCGGCGCCAAGGACTCACCCAGCTGTGCAAACTTTTGCCTGAAGCGAGCTGCAGAGGATAGTAAAGGAGGATTCAGCGATGAGGCTGTGAATGCCGTCACCAAGGACTTTTACGTTGATGACTTTGTCAAGTCTGTTAGGTCAGTAAATGAAGCAAGTTCATTAGCAAATGAAGTAACATGTTTACTCAGTGAAGCCGGCTTTAGACTGATGAAATGGATGAGCAACAGCCGAGAGGTGCTGTCTGAGATACCTGATAGAGAGCGGGCGAGACTGACGCTGGATTTGGATCTCGAGAACCTTCCACTAGAGAGGACGTTAGGAGTCCAGTGGGATGTGGAGAAAGATGCCTTCCTGTTTAAGGTTCATGTCCCGCATCAGCCATCTAAAAAGCGTGGAATTTTGTCAGCAGTAAGTTCGCTGTATGATCCTATGGGTTTTGTTTGCCCAGTCATCTGA
- the LOC136912317 gene encoding uncharacterized protein, producing MEYLKICRTSGINKWKYELSALSQVEVPRCHLVHGTVRDTSLRLFSDASEDGYGMCAYLRFVYASGTVRCSFWVGRSRSSPVRPISIPRLELQAATLSVKISRVLLDELTYEISKITFWSDSQTTLQYLKNETKRFQTLPIV from the coding sequence ATGGAATACCTGAAGATTTGCAGAACCAGTGGAATAAATAAGTGGAAGTACGAATTGTCTGCATTATCGCAAGTTGAAGTACCGAGATGCCACCTAGTCCATGGCACAGTACGTGATACATCTCTTCGCCTATTCTCAGATGCCTCTGAAGATGGCTATGGCATGTGCGCCTATCTTAGATTTGTTTACGCCAGTGGAACTGTAAGATGTTCGTTTTGGGTTGGAAGGTCAAGGAGTTCACCAGTGAGGCCGATTTCCATTCCCAGGCTTGAGTTGCAAGCAGCCACATTATCTGTGAAGATATCCCGAGTGCTTCTGGATGAGCTGACGTATGAGATAAGCAAGATTACATTTTGGTCCGATTCTCAGACGACATTACAGTATCTCAAGAACGAGACCAAGCGATTTCAGACGTTGCCAATCGTGTAA
- the LOC136912319 gene encoding uncharacterized protein yields MNAKPMEQFMGSLPGARLEAYHPPFTFTGVDLFGPLTVKWGRGTAKRWGCLFTCLTTRAVHLEVTPSLETDDFIMVLRQFISRRGPPKEIWSDRGTNFVGASRELKEAIAHWNEETIERQLQQKGIRWVFQPPAAPHMSGVWEHLVQITKKHLKSVTGDGLLSDVELRTLLAEVESIVNNRPITAVSDDPDDCSALTPNHVLLQRATQLPPGVFVNEDLFSRKRWRKVQFLADHYWKRWIREYVPTLQRRPKWVKSRRNAQIGDLVLLAEDKVVRNRWPMGRVVEVFTGEDGGVRSARVKTAGGVFHRPVSKICLLEELAMTNDY; encoded by the coding sequence ATGAATGCTAAACCCATGGAGCAGTTTATGGGGTCGCTACCGGGAGCAAGGCTGGAGGCGTACCACCCTCCATTTACCTTTACTGGTGTTGACCTATTTGGGCCACTAACGGTTAAGTGGGGCCGCGGAACCGCGAAAAGATGGGGTTGTCTGTTTACTTGCCTTACAACTCGTGCTGTCCACCTCGAAGTGACACCATCTCTTGAGACAGATGACTTCATCATGGTTCTTCGCCAATTCATAAGTAGAAGAGGACCGCCTAAGGAAATTTGGTCCGACAGAGGTACTAATTTTGTAGGCGCAAGCAGGGAGTTGAAAGAGGCCATTGCACATTGGAATGAAGAAACGATTGAACGGCAGTTGCAGCAGAAGGGCATCAGGTGGGTATTTCAACCACCTGCCGCCCCCCATATGTCCGGAGTATGGGAGCATCTGGTACAGATTACGAAGAAACACCTTAAGAGTGTAACTGGAGATGGACTTCTCAGTGATGTCGAGTTGAGGACACTGTTAGCTGAAGTGGAGTCCATAGTTAATAACCGTCCTATCACTGCTGTTTCAGATGATCCTGATGACTGCTCAGCGCTTACGCCCAACCATGTCCTTTTGCAAAGAGCTACTCAACTTCCACCCGGTGTATTTGTGAATGAAGATTTGTTCTCCAGAAAGCGGTGGAGAAAGGTGCAATTTCTCGCCGATCACTACTGGAAGAGATGGATACGGGAATACGTGCCAACTCTTCAAAGAAGACCGAAATGGGTCAAGTCAAGACGAAATGCGCAGATTGGTGATCTAGTGCTTCTAGCAGAAGATAAGGTAGTCCGCAATAGATGGCCTATGGGCCGAGTGGTAGAAGTGTTCACTGGAGAAGATGGAGGTGTACGGTCTGCCCGAGTCAAGACAGCAGGGGGCGTTTTCCACCGCCCTGTTAGCAAGATATGCCTACTGGAGGAGTTAGCGATGACAAATGATTACTGA